AGGTTTGGGTGCCTCTGTTTTTAGCTCCCGTGCCAGCATCTCGCCCTGGGAAAATGTAAACCCACCCTGAGAGTTCGCAATGTGTGGGCCGTCATGTGACTAGCGTGcccctcttttcttcttttttattctttatgtttttgtttttgttctatttTTATGACACTGGCTTTCCTGAACCTCCCGCCTGGTAACCACAGCTTCTGGCACCAAAGTAGTGGTGCCATAGTTTTAATCATGATGAGATATAAGCTGTAGGCCCATTTGTCCTGCAAATGGACAGAACTGCATACATATCCTAGGTTAAGATTGCACAGCTCTGATTATCATCACATGTTTATTGTGTGGAAATTCCATTATTGACACCTGAAGAAACAATTTGCAACATATTTTTGCCATGTGGGATACATCTCTTGGATATGTGATTAAGGGATTCTGAAtgtttcccctctctctgtttcctcagGGATGAGGAGATACGTAGCAAATGCGGCATTGACGCCGTCACATACCTGTCCTTCCAGCGCCACATCATCCTGCTCATGACAGTGGTTTGCCTGCTGTCTTTGGCCGTAATCCTGCCGGTCAACTTTTCCGGGAACCTCCTGGGTATTTTTGTCTGCAGATGATGGTCTAGCTGGCCGACTGTTTGAAAAGCCAAGGGATATCCTTTACCATAGGGGAGGCACATGGGGCATCTCGCAGGGAGAGAAGCCAGGCCACACAGAGACAATTACACACGTCTACACACCAAAGGATTTATTGGTTAAATGCCACGAAACTTTAGCTTAAAACAATCACTGGTTAagctgagtttaaaaaaagccaaagtatATTGCATAAATGAAATTAGATCAAAGCTGAAATCAACTCAAAAGTTCATTTTAACCTAAAACGAGACATAAAACAACTTTATGAAGTGAAACTACTACTATTTATAAACATTACACAAAGGCTGCATTTTATCTACAGTAATGGGAGTTGCTAGCATACAAGGGGAAATTCATCAAGgctagatttataggaatagcAAGTGCTTCATTTCCTCTTAACATACACATGTAGGTGTCAGGGCTGGGATGGTGCAGAAAATTAGTTGTTAGGTACAGCAGAAATGCTATTTGGCAATTGTGTGCCTATTTCGTAGGAAGCGTTGAGTAAGTGATTCTTTTTACAGGATGAGGGCAGGAGCCATTATGGGGTCTACGAGGAGCTGAGCTGTCCacagaaacttttttttattattgccgGCTGTCATCTTATGAACCAGTGTGTCACCCTAGTCATTAAATGAACCACCACCCAATAACAGGCTGTCATGGTAACAGCAAACAAAGGGTGCCCAAATGAAAACAGCAGAGTTAGGCATTACTGCGATGTTAGAATTTTGTGTGAAAATTTCAATGAGACGAGATTGATGTCATTAAATTGGAtgggaaaacattttctctgAATAGTGACATTGCTTCATTGTAGCCTCCAGACAAAAGAGGAGGGGTTTCCTTTAAGTcattagaaaatgaaaatgtttcccTTTCTGTCATGTTTCATTATTTCTACAGGAGACAGTCCTGAAAACTTTGGAAGAACAACACTGGCTAATGTTAGCGCAAAGTAAGTCTGAATGGCATTACATCTCATGAAATAGCACAGAACCATGAAAAACTGGACTTCTATATTTGTTCAAACTACAACAGAGTTTTTGTGCCTCATAGGGACAGCTTTCTGTGGCTCCACAGCATCTTGGCTCTAGTCTACTTCATCATCACGTTGCTGTGTATGGCTCACCACTTGATACGGCTGGAGTACAGAGAAGATGAGAAGGTCTGTCACTGTCAAATCATACGGTTTAAATGTCAAGGCCTGGCCATTTTTACACTGCAAACAATATCCTATAAAATTTCATCTTATTaagtcactttttctttttcagcgTTTTGGCAAGCTAATTAGGACTAAACATAAAATACAGCTGACGCTGGTGGAAATGTCATTATAGTTTGGTCATAAACTACATTATGATAATTGTGTTGGATGAAAAGTTAATAGATCACCAAAgtgattacaattcatcctgaggggaacataAATGTGTGTTCCAGATttaatggcaatccatccagtagTTGTAAAGACATTTCACTCTggaccacaaatgtcaacctgctGGTGGCACTAGggaaaaagtcagaggatcaccaaagtcatcaGGATACATTCTCTGGAGACAATGGATGTGTGCACCATATTTGTTCATGTATGTTGAGATATTTGAGTCTGAATCAAAGTGTTGAACCGAGAGGCCGGTATTGTCATTGATAGACTGTCCACTTAAGCTGGATAAGAtggtgattttgttgttgttgcagtttGTTAAAGCTACTTCTCATGGTGGTTACGTTATGTGTTGCAGGTAGCCAGGACACTGATGATTACCTCCATACCAAGAGAGATCTCTGACCCAGGACTCATCACCAAACACTTCCAGTACACatgttttcttcccttttttattaAGTCAAGTTAAATGATGTTTGATTCATGTCACAAGGAAACCCTGACCATTTAACATGCACAATCTCATTGTCTTTATTACATCCCCTCTTTTTGCTCTCTTCACTAGTGAGGCCTACCCCAGCTGTACTGTCACTGATATCCGTTTCTGCTTTGATGTCCACAATCTGATGAGGTTGGATTTAGAGAGGTACAGTAGCTACTACAGTTTTGAGCTACACACTTTGGAATCAGTGTGAGGCTCTTGTCTGAGGATGCTGTGTTTTGCAGACGCAAGGCAATGAAAGGCAGGCTGTACTTTGCCACAAAGGCTCAAAAGGAGGGGAAAATCATGATCAAGACCCATCCGTGTGCTCAGATATTCTGCTGCAATATCTGTGGCTTTGAAAAGGTACTTTTTTATCATCATAATTGGGATTAGTAGGTGCTGCATAAAAAGTATGTTACCACTGGATGGCACTGCAGTCCAGAAGTAGGTGCATGCAGCAACAAAACATATCCTGCTTCTGTAAGTCTGGGAATTTCTGACAGTGAAAGATGCAGTTAGTAATTTGTGCtctaattttttttctgcaggtgGATGCAGAACAGTACTACAGCGAGTTAGAAGAAAAGCGGACAGACGAGTTTAATGCCGAGAAGAACCGCATCTCCATGAAAAGACTCGGCATTGCCTTTGTGACTTTTCGTGATGAGAGGATGACTGCTGTGTGAGTAAACAACAGAATGACATTGTGGTTTATGTCTGTCAGGTCCTCTCATCACGTAAACCCTGTCACAGCAGGGAGCAGCCTTTAAATTTATGAAGTTGCATAAAAGGGAGCATTACTTAGTACTGATGCAGaacacttgttttgtttttcagcattGTGAAGGACTACAGTTGTGTGCGATGCCGTCGCAGCCCTCAGCAGTCCAGCATCACCACTGTGGTGCAGTCGCATAAATGGGGGGTCAGCTACGCACCTGCTCCCAGTGACATCATCTGGTCAGTAATGACattacaggaaaaaaataattattttaagattagtttttggggaatatttaggcctttattgacaggacagctgaagaaatgaaaggggggagagggggaatgacatacagcaaagggccgcaggtcggagtcaaacccgggtccgctgcattgaggagtaaacctacATATATGGGctcccgctctaccaactgagataTCCGGGCACCCAACATTACAGTAACTTAAACCTTATTTTCCTTTGATTAGCCTGAAGGTAAAAAATTTCCATACCGTCAACGTCATACTTTCTTAGCACTTATAACAAGGGAGATATCCATCTATCAATTATACTTATCATGTGCATGGTTGCAGGGAGCTGTAATCAATCCCAACAAGCAATCTATTAATCTAACCTGCTGGATGTCTTTGGACTGTGGGAGGAAACCGATGCAACCCAACGTAGACACATATTTTGAGTGACTTATCCACTTTTACATGTCTTATGCATCATTCAGACACATTTCCCTGTAATTAACACTGACATATTTGGTATCCTAGAAAGCTCGGGATTGTGGCTAGACTTAAAGCCAAAGTTGTGTAGGCTGTAATTTTGTTTGTCAATGCAACATTAGCTTGTAATGATGGACCTCGAAGAGTCTATTTATTTAGACAAAAAGGTACATTAAGGAAATTGTGCATCTTATCTTTTTCAGGGTAAATGCATTCGCATTTCTACAATATATTCATTGAGCTCTGTGCTCTTCTTTGAGAAAATCAAAATAGTTAACAGCAACATTTACGATGCATCAATATGTTTAAACCGATTTCAACACCGTTTAAAAAACTCATTCTCTATCCATGATTGGATTAGCTATAATGCATGTTTCTTATCTTTGGAGCAAATGCAGCAGTCACAGTGAGATTATGTAACAAGTCAGTAATGCATATGTATGGGATATTAACCAAAGAGATTGTAGCGCTCACTGTTCATGCTTCATGCCTGACTGACTGCAGAGGgtttgtgtgttgatgtgttttctGCTCTAACTAGACGACTGGAGCAGGTACTTTTGTTCCTTCATTAAAACTGAGCGCTGAAGTGTGCTGTTCCTAAACCCGCTCTCCAGTTCAGTGCTGTGGAAACATGCTCACCAACTCTCATACAAGAGGCGACTGAGCTTGGCTGTTTCAGGCTTATgtcaatacatacaatacaggAGTGTCAGGGGAGAGAACTGTGTTAAATAGGCTGTCTGTCATGCTGGATTATTGTGAAATGAGGCTCATTATTTCTCCCATCACCAGGGAAAACCTGTCAGTGTGCGGATCTCGCTGGTGGCTGCAATGCGTCCTCCTCAACATCCTTCTCTTCCTGTTGCTCTTCTTCCTCACCACTCCTGCCATCATCGTCAACACGATGGACAAGTTCAACGTCACAAGGCCTGTGGACAGTCTGCGGGTCAGAGTTTAATATCAAATTGAACTTTGTGACCTTAATGCTACATTTTAATCCTCCTTAGTTttattaattcatatttttgcTGTCCAATTCAGAGCCCTGTCATTACCCAGTTCTTCCCAACCCTCCTGCTGTGGGCGTTTTCGGTGCTACTGCCCTTTATCGTCTATTACTCAGCATTCTTTGAGTCCCACTGGACCAGGTACTTGCCAGCCATCAACCACCACTCCCCTCTTTCCTTTGAAATGGAATTGCCTTTCCTCAGCTTCTTTAAAAAGACGCTTCATGTGAAgctgtctgtcttcctctcaACTCTCAgcatttggttttttttcatctcaattatttttttctctttcacctTGTTGCTCTTTttactctctccctccctctctctgtcactgtcCCTGCCCTGTGATTCTGGTCAGGTTGTCATAGAGATCTCAATGTGAGGATAATGATATGCACAATAGTCACCATGCATAGGGGAACAACACATGGTGACAAGCAGGAGGAGGATCAGAACAACTGTGCATAAGGAGACAACCTCACGCAGCACCTACAAGCACCCTTTCTGTACATAAGCACCCCCGCAAACATGTTCTGCAGGCGTGATGTGCGAAGGACCAAATGCAAATCAACTGTTTACTGGAGTGAAAAGCGTAGTTTGTTCTAATGAACCCAACTGTTCTTTAAATGTAGAGTCGGCTgactttacattacattgtttCACATTATGAATTAAATATGTTAAAGGGTACTGCGTAGATATGTCTTATAACTACATTTTCTATGCATAATAATGTTCTTACAATCCCATGTTATTCATTTAATGTCTCAGAACTGGTGAGAACCAAGTAACGATGCACAAGTGTTTTTTCCTGCTGGTCTTTATGGTCATCATCCTTCCCTCACTTGGTCTGTCCAGGTACCCTTACAACACATctacagacacaaaacaaacatatacattttgcttatatttttacacaatttttgtgatttaacattttaattgtttggtttttatttgattCTGTCTGTAGTCTGGACCTGTTCTTCACATGGCTTTTCGATGTCAACTTCCTGGATGAGAAGGAGGTCAAATTCCAGTAagattcttcttcttgtttaaagaaaaatataccTAGAGTATAATGCCTCCTAAAAAGACAATTTGTTGGCAGCCACACACTGAGGCTTCACTGTTTTCTGCgtgcaggtgtgtgtttctTCCCGACAACGGGGCATTCTTTGTAAACTATGTGATTACATCCAGTCTGATTGGCACATCTATGGAACTGCTTCGTATCCCAGCACTGACGGTGTATGCCGTCCGCCTCTGCTTTGCCAAGTCCCAGGCTGAGCGCATTCACGTCAAACGGGTCAGCTGAGCCTTTCATGCTCATCTCAGTGTTTTCATGTCAGGTACATAAGATTGTGATATGTTTTAAGATGCTACACTcttactgtgtttgtgttttcatctgCAGAGTCAGGCCTATGAGTTCCAGTTTGGCCTGGAGTATGCCTGGACCATGTGTATCTTTGCAGTCAGTATAACCTACAGTATCACATGTCCCATCATTACTCCCTTTGGTGAGCAACATATAGGTTACTCTCTTTTATACTCATCTACTTCTTCCTTCTTTCCACCTTCTGTCTTTCTTCGCAATCCCATCACCttcctttgtgtgtatgtgtcgtCTCCCCTCACACTGTAACCTCACTCTCCTCCCCTGGCTGCCAGTCCGATACAGACTGTGTGAATTTGCTGCTGTAgtcccagacacccagacacccagacacagTGAGTTGTGAGCCAGACGCCCACTCTGCTCCTGTCTCTGCCCAAAGCTCACCAAGCTTCTATTTACTTCTGCAGTCAGTCAGAACAGACCATTGCATACTTACTACCCTGCTGTGTATTTTACCTGTGCTGTTTTCtgcaaatttacatttttgtaaaggCAGAGCTGAGGCAGATAATCTCATTGGTTGAGTTAAACCTTATTGGGTGGAACCACAAAGAACCAACACAGAATAATTGCCAAAtcggaaaaacaaaacattcagtTGAAAATAATTGGAAAATGCTTGATTTCACATTACAATCAACTTTGCATTGATCTTTACATATTAACTGTTTGAGGCCCTAAAGCCTTATGTGTGGGGTTTGGTGGAGGTTGGGAGGTTGAATAGAACAAAATATCTCTATGATGTTAAAGGACCATACCAGGTTTTTTAACTTTTCGCCCATAATCAACAATACTGCTTTCCATTTTCCACGGATTGCTGTAGTGTTTTAgatattttttatgtgttttcccTGCATCTCTAGGCCTGCTCTATGTGATCTTGAAGCACATGGTTGACCGATACAACATCTACTATGCATACGTTCCCACCAAGCTCAGCCAGCGGATCCACAGAGCAGCCATCAGCCAGGTCATCCTGGCTCCCATCCTCTGCATGTTCTGGCTGCTCTTCTTCTCTATGCTCAGATTAGGTACTTTATCACTTTCCACTTTGTATCCTGTTACAGTTTCTGTAACTATATTGAACTGTATTGAGAGTGTAACCACGTCATATCTTGCAATCTCCCCTTACTGTCATAGGTCCGGTACATCCCATCACCCTCTTCACCTTAGTGTCCCTGATCTCCTGTATTGCCTTTTCCCTCTTCCGCTTGTGCCTTAGGAAGCAACCAGACAAGTCAACGAGCTACCAGGTCAGCTCATAACTCACAAGACTAAGTTCAGCTGGAGACGCAATATTGAATGAATGGTATGCATTTTCTTGGTTTTAGATGTCTGATCAGCCAGCAGAGGGGACGTTCACTGATGGAGACAGGAGTACTGTGACATCCACCACTGCCTCCAGTGTACAGTATTACTTTTTTCTCTTATTAGCCTGTAAAGGATGTTATTAAACATATCTTACAGGATCATATTATTTTTGACCTAAATACTTTACTGAGTGATCCTTCACATGATCCTTCAAAGCATCTCTCCAAAAACTGGATTTATGTtccatttaatttgttttttagacTGGATTCAGGATTAATTTGAACTCAGTTATTAATTTGTTCAGATGTTAACTTGGTGCAAGTATTTACATCTTAAGTGTAGGGTGGTCAAACAAACCCAAATTTAAAACATACTTTCATCTCATATACTCCCCGTGAATTGAATGATTTACTGTGTGACACCATCATTAACTATATCTGATCTTCCTCCCCCAGCTGTTTGTGGCGACCGTGCTGCTGGAGCCAGAGCTGGCTTTGACTCCCATGCCCTCCCCTGCCCACCACAGCTACGGAGCCATGGCTAGCTCCCAGAGTACAAGCCACGGcccagaggaggaagaggagtgtgAGGAAGGCCACGCCAAGACCCATGAGACTGAGCTCCAAGACCCACCAGACCCCTACTGCTCCAGCCCGCTCATGGACAGCCATGTGGGCTTCCAGTAACACCAGTTCCCCCAAGCTGAGTCTTTGTGTCCTTCACCTGGGGAACACAGATTGCTAAATGCCACAATGCCCTATTTTTGTGTCGGATCTCAGACTCCAACTTAGCTGCTTCAGACCCTGAGACCAGACTTGGCTTGTTAGAAAGAACAAACCTTAGAGGAAAGAATACAGGAGCAGGATCCATGCCAACATCACTATAAATATATAGACAGCAGTTTGACAAAACATCTCCTGAACCTGTCTTGTGGAATTATTTTAGTTAGTTTAGTAAACAATTGGGTGCTCCATGAAAAGGATTCCAGCTTCTTCTATGGCTTCATTTGCAAgttaaaaaggttaaaagtaataaaagtgaCTGGGGCGGGATTTCCCTTTGGGCTGCTATCAGAGATAGTCTGTCCATCCTGTGCCACTTGAACATGAGTGGAGGTGAAAGTTCCCATCAGTGTGGGTGTTGTGAGCAGGCTTGCCCCAGCAGACTGACAGAGTGGTCTGGGCACGGGGGATATCTCAGCGACAGAGCTCAGGGAGGCTGAGGGTGAGGGCAGCTAGTTGTGAAGCCATCTGCAGTGAGAGAGCAGACAGACGGAGCAGGGCCGAATGTAACTCAGACATGTACTATAATATATGTACAGTCTCTCCAAGAAGGCACAAGCAGTTTGACCATACCTGAAGCTTATTGTAACTATTATCAATTTAAGGTTGCTATTTTTGCTACAGAATTTTTGGTGTCATTGATATTGTGCTTTGGGTTTGGGGCTTTGGCTACTGGGGATTGGTTAAGGAGTTGCAGAGCTGTCCCGTCTTAATCAAAGAATTCCGTCATTAGGCTGTTTTGACTGTGTATGTGATtcttctcgttttttttttatttattgattgacaTTTGGAATATGCTAGTTTGCtttcttctcatttaactctcagcaagaaggCAAATACGTTTATTTCCCAAATTctagaacatttttaaaatatgtcataGAGTTTACTTTCTCTCATTGCAAGAAAACAATGTTGAAATCTCTTGAGGAATTTCATTATTTAGAATTTCAATTACGTGACATACTGTGTTACTACTGAGGCcattatattaaataataataataataataataataaNNNNNNNNNNaataataatagtaataataataataaagcgtTACCATAATGGCTGAAAATTGTTTCTTGGTATTTGTTTAGTGTTGGTCACAGTTctgtgatgaaaataaaatg
Above is a genomic segment from Etheostoma spectabile isolate EspeVRDwgs_2016 chromosome 20, UIUC_Espe_1.0, whole genome shotgun sequence containing:
- the tmem63c gene encoding calcium permeable stress-gated cation channel 1 isoform X2, yielding MAHSELFVTRAPPVEGRAVELDVLSYLDSFGEENNTAERCYRSHSRSSVLQGLPFGGVPTVLAINVVLWMFLLLIFSCLRKAAWDYGRLALLMENDSLTSLFYGEPSEKEKSPSESSPSDSETKDMGFCSWLSSLYHMKDEEIRSKCGIDAVTYLSFQRHIILLMTVVCLLSLAVILPVNFSGNLLGDSPENFGRTTLANVSAKDSFLWLHSILALVYFIITLLCMAHHLIRLEYREDEKVARTLMITSIPREISDPGLITKHFHEAYPSCTVTDIRFCFDVHNLMRLDLERRKAMKGRLYFATKAQKEGKIMIKTHPCAQIFCCNICGFEKVDAEQYYSELEEKRTDEFNAEKNRISMKRLGIAFVTFRDERMTAVIVKDYSCVRCRRSPQQSSITTVVQSHKWGVSYAPAPSDIIWENLSVCGSRWWLQCVLLNILLFLLLFFLTTPAIIVNTMDKFNVTRPVDSLRSPVITQFFPTLLLWAFSVLLPFIVYYSAFFESHWTRTGENQVTMHKCFFLLVFMVIILPSLGLSSLDLFFTWLFDVNFLDEKEVKFQCVFLPDNGAFFVNYVITSSLIGTSMELLRIPALTVYAVRLCFAKSQAERIHVKRSQAYEFQFGLEYAWTMCIFAVSITYSITCPIITPFGLLYVILKHMVDRYNIYYAYVPTKLSQRIHRAAISQVILAPILCMFWLLFFSMLRLGPVHPITLFTLVSLISCIAFSLFRLCLRKQPDKSTSYQMSDQPAEGTFTDGDRSTVTSTTASSLFVATVLLEPELALTPMPSPAHHSYGAMASSQSTSHGPEEEEECEEGHAKTHETELQDPPDPYCSSPLMDSHVGFQ
- the tmem63c gene encoding calcium permeable stress-gated cation channel 1 isoform X1; the encoded protein is MSRLRYGPVLMAHSELFVTRAPPVEGRAVELDVLSYLDSFGEENNTAERCYRSHSRSSVLQGLPFGGVPTVLAINVVLWMFLLLIFSCLRKAAWDYGRLALLMENDSLTSLFYGEPSEKEKSPSESSPSDSETKDMGFCSWLSSLYHMKDEEIRSKCGIDAVTYLSFQRHIILLMTVVCLLSLAVILPVNFSGNLLGDSPENFGRTTLANVSAKDSFLWLHSILALVYFIITLLCMAHHLIRLEYREDEKVARTLMITSIPREISDPGLITKHFHEAYPSCTVTDIRFCFDVHNLMRLDLERRKAMKGRLYFATKAQKEGKIMIKTHPCAQIFCCNICGFEKVDAEQYYSELEEKRTDEFNAEKNRISMKRLGIAFVTFRDERMTAVIVKDYSCVRCRRSPQQSSITTVVQSHKWGVSYAPAPSDIIWENLSVCGSRWWLQCVLLNILLFLLLFFLTTPAIIVNTMDKFNVTRPVDSLRSPVITQFFPTLLLWAFSVLLPFIVYYSAFFESHWTRTGENQVTMHKCFFLLVFMVIILPSLGLSSLDLFFTWLFDVNFLDEKEVKFQCVFLPDNGAFFVNYVITSSLIGTSMELLRIPALTVYAVRLCFAKSQAERIHVKRSQAYEFQFGLEYAWTMCIFAVSITYSITCPIITPFGLLYVILKHMVDRYNIYYAYVPTKLSQRIHRAAISQVILAPILCMFWLLFFSMLRLGPVHPITLFTLVSLISCIAFSLFRLCLRKQPDKSTSYQMSDQPAEGTFTDGDRSTVTSTTASSLFVATVLLEPELALTPMPSPAHHSYGAMASSQSTSHGPEEEEECEEGHAKTHETELQDPPDPYCSSPLMDSHVGFQ